One segment of Solanum stenotomum isolate F172 chromosome 1, ASM1918654v1, whole genome shotgun sequence DNA contains the following:
- the LOC125861954 gene encoding germin-like protein subfamily 1 member 13 isoform X3 → MSMWWFLTTLVITAFICNSPSYAYDNNPLQDICVAVNDSKAAVFVNGKICKDPKFATPNDFFASGLNVSGTAVPGSGAAAKFLTVDNIPGLNTLGISIGRIDLEPQGLAPLHTHPRATELITVLEGTLYVGFLVPDRANFFKSRLFSKILYPGDVFVFPIGLIHFQYNVGNKKATYLAAFNSQNPGFVIIPNSIFASNPPIPDDVLTQGFQLSKTQIAELRKKFS, encoded by the exons ATGAGCATGTGGTGGTTCCTAACAACTTTAGTCATTACTGCTTTCATTTGTAATTCCCCTTCTTATGCTTATGATAACAACCCTCTACAGGACATATGTGTTGCTGTTAATGACTCTAAGGCTGCAG TTTTCGTGAATGGAAAGATTTGCAAAGACCCAAAGTTTGCAACACCAAATGATTTCTTTGCTTCAGGTCTTAATGTTAGTGGCACTGCAGTGCCCGGGTCTGGTGCTGCTGCTAAGTTTTTGACTGTCGACAACATACCTGGACTTAACACTCTTGGTATTTCTATTGGTCGTATTGACTTGGAACCTCAAGGTCTTGCACCACTTCACACGCACCCTCGAGCTACTGAGCTGATAACTGTCCTGGAGGGAACTCTGTATGTGGGATTTCTTGTCCCTGATCGTGCAAACTTCTTTAAGAGTCGTCTCTTCTCCAAAATCTTGTATCCTGGTGATGTGTTTGTGTTCCCAATAGGTCTTATTCACTTCCAGTATAACGTGGGAAACAAAAAAGCTACTTATCTCGCTGCTTTCAACAGTCAAAATCCTGGATTTGTCATTATTCCTAATTCAATCTTTGCTTCAAATCCACCCATTCCAGACGACGTTCTTACCCAAGGCTTCCAACTTAGTAAGACACAGATTGCAGAACTTCGAAAGAAATTCTCTTAG
- the LOC125861954 gene encoding germin-like protein subfamily 1 member 13 isoform X5 yields the protein MNMWWFITTLAITAFICNSPAYAYDNNPLQDICVAVNDSQAAVFVNGKICKDPKFATANDFFASGLNVSGTPGSGGASKFLTVDKIPGLNTLGISIGRIDLEPQGLAPLHTHPRATELITVLKGTLYVGFLVPDSANFFKSRLFSKILYPGDVFVFPIGLIHFQYNVGHKKATYLAAFNSQNPGFVFIPNSIFGSNPPIPDDVLTQGFQLSTTQIAQLRRKFS from the exons ATGAACATGTGGTGGTTCATAACAACATTAGCTATTACTGCTTTCATTTGTAATTCCCCTGCTTATGCTTATGATAACAACCCTCTACAGGACATATGTGTTGCTGTTAACGACTCTCAGGCTGCAG TTTTCGTGAATGGAAAGATTTGCAAAGACCCAAAGTTTGCAACAGCAAATGATTTCTTTGCTTCAGGTCTTAATGTTAGTGGCACACCCGGGTCTGGTGGTGCTTCAAAGTTTTTGACTGTCGACAAAATTCCTGGACTTAACACTCTTGGTATTTCTATTGGTCGTATTGACTTGGAACCTCAAGGTCTTGCACCACTTCACACGCACCCTCGAGCTACTGAGCTAATAACTGTCCTGAAGGGAACTCTGTACGTAGGATTTCTTGTCCCGGATAGTGCAAACTTCTTTAAGAGTCGTCTCTTCTCCAAAATCTTGTATCCTGGCGACGTGTTTGTGTTCCCAATAGGTCTTATTCACTTCCAGTATAATGTCGGACACAAAAAAGCTACTTATCTTGCTGCTTTCAACAGTCAAAATCCTGGATTTGTCTTTATTCCTAATTCAATCTTTGGTTCAAATCCACCCATTCCGGATGACGTTCTTACCCAAGGCTTCCAACTTAGTACGACACAGATTGCACAACTTCGAAGGAAATTCTCTTAG